A stretch of Clostridium formicaceticum DNA encodes these proteins:
- a CDS encoding helix-turn-helix domain-containing protein has product MEGLIFMSLGKLIKSVLEKKGLLIKDLCRMANIKQAYASRLIKDDLNPSPDILKAISQALDIKYEVLLVAAGILESNSLRHIIVPDTLKSFLAEAINLNPANDKNLKLIFDYMNEKQQFLEDKMDFDTLMSTILNLKDDLILPVDYSEIDYSDQRKIEINDNNLDYLRIKNALYISSKDDNRPIELPVIYDFDNNNTPIDSGLKYQIDPMSVAAFRHNNKYWFSPQTNLRHLYLVITDIKPTDFSIVLFKHGPLISFGQYRSKTLGKSSIVTIDICDFFNDIKELNYCPTLYNEEIKRNYVEFCKGNDQELKDNIQSLKEQLQGIDNKNINLILESLYKDFEKKCSYIQFDNSNPPNDLKILGTIVTAVSNFTFK; this is encoded by the coding sequence ATGGAAGGATTGATATTTATGTCTCTAGGGAAATTAATAAAAAGTGTTTTAGAAAAGAAAGGATTGCTGATCAAAGACCTTTGCCGTATGGCTAATATAAAACAGGCTTATGCCTCTAGGCTAATAAAGGATGACTTAAATCCAAGTCCAGATATATTAAAGGCAATTTCACAGGCGTTAGATATAAAATATGAAGTTCTTTTAGTTGCAGCAGGTATTTTAGAATCAAATAGTCTCCGACATATAATTGTTCCTGATACATTAAAATCCTTTCTAGCAGAAGCAATTAATCTTAATCCTGCAAATGATAAAAACTTAAAATTAATATTTGACTACATGAATGAAAAACAACAATTTTTAGAAGATAAGATGGACTTTGATACTTTAATGTCTACAATCTTAAATCTAAAAGATGATCTTATATTGCCTGTAGATTATAGTGAAATTGATTACTCTGACCAAAGAAAAATAGAAATTAACGATAATAATTTAGATTACTTACGAATAAAAAATGCCTTATATATTTCTTCTAAGGATGATAACAGGCCTATAGAACTTCCAGTTATATATGACTTCGATAACAATAATACACCTATTGATTCTGGGCTGAAATATCAAATAGATCCTATGTCTGTTGCTGCTTTTCGGCATAATAACAAGTATTGGTTTTCACCACAGACAAATTTAAGGCATCTTTATTTAGTTATTACGGATATTAAACCAACTGATTTTTCTATTGTATTGTTTAAACATGGACCTCTAATCTCTTTTGGACAATACAGAAGTAAAACTTTAGGGAAATCGAGTATTGTGACAATTGATATATGCGATTTCTTTAATGATATTAAAGAACTTAATTACTGTCCTACTTTATATAATGAAGAAATAAAAAGAAACTATGTTGAATTTTGTAAAGGTAATGACCAAGAATTAAAAGATAATATTCAATCATTAAAAGAACAACTTCAGGGTATAGATAATAAAAATATAAACCTTATTTTAGAATCACTATATAAGGATTTTGAGAAAAAATGCTCTTATATTCAATTTGACAATAGTAACCCCCCTAATGATCTTAAAATTTTAGGTACTATTGTTACTGCTGTCTCTAATTTCACATTTAAGTAG
- a CDS encoding ParM/StbA family protein, whose amino-acid sequence MNKNLVIGIDHGNRMIKSGDGMYTCGYMVYRNAPVGVDEYLKYNGKYYCIDGRAKYKYDKTVDDTYFILTLPAIARRMEKEGVNEADIILGIGLPLSHLQLKEKYITYFKRDEIAFAYKNKKYFCNIKEVFCFPQALSGFMLYYQQYKDIDFLNLIDIGQVTVDAVKIYNGKPVLESAISLNYGMLKLVKRIQENIRKQNGIEISEVQIESSLQGKKSIYFEDDIEKIIETTRIEFVHEMIGELSENFFEFKATMSLFMGGGASIIQTALDASQNGSEISYYELLPQAQLANALGYEMLVSQALKRR is encoded by the coding sequence ATGAATAAGAATTTAGTAATTGGTATTGACCATGGTAATAGGATGATAAAGAGTGGAGATGGAATGTATACCTGTGGTTATATGGTGTACCGCAATGCACCGGTGGGGGTGGATGAGTATTTAAAATATAATGGAAAATATTATTGTATTGATGGTAGAGCAAAGTACAAATATGATAAAACTGTTGATGATACATATTTTATTCTGACTTTACCGGCTATAGCAAGAAGAATGGAAAAAGAAGGAGTTAATGAAGCAGATATTATTTTAGGTATTGGATTGCCACTTTCACATTTGCAACTAAAGGAAAAGTATATAACTTATTTTAAGAGAGATGAGATAGCATTTGCATATAAAAACAAAAAATATTTTTGTAATATTAAAGAAGTTTTCTGCTTCCCTCAAGCCTTATCAGGGTTTATGCTATATTATCAACAATACAAAGATATTGATTTCTTAAATTTGATAGATATTGGACAAGTAACAGTTGATGCTGTAAAAATCTATAATGGTAAACCAGTATTAGAATCGGCTATAAGTTTAAATTATGGAATGTTAAAACTGGTGAAAAGAATACAAGAGAATATCAGGAAACAAAATGGTATTGAGATAAGCGAAGTGCAAATTGAATCTAGCCTTCAAGGGAAGAAGTCTATATACTTTGAGGATGATATTGAAAAAATTATTGAAACTACAAGAATAGAGTTTGTTCATGAGATGATTGGGGAATTGAGTGAGAATTTTTTCGAGTTTAAAGCCACTATGAGTTTATTTATGGGCGGAGGGGCCAGTATAATACAGACAGCCTTAGATGCGAGTCAAAATGGTAGTGAAATTTCTTATTATGAGTTACTTCCTCAAGCACAGTTAGCAAATGCTTTAGGCTATGAGATGTTAGTTAGTCAAGCATTAAAAAGAAGGTGA
- a CDS encoding four helix bundle protein, with protein sequence MNNTQTTHIRDFTQLKVWNRAIDLSDHIYGVLDKFPQYEEYATKTQIIKSANSVSANIAEGNSQCSVKRELYHINIAIGSTMETKSWLLLSLRRNYITQEQFDQINLVIEEIIKMLHGYRKKLFMYIDNEEE encoded by the coding sequence ATGAATAACACTCAAACAACTCACATTAGGGATTTTACACAATTGAAAGTCTGGAACAGAGCCATTGATTTAAGCGATCATATTTACGGGGTGCTTGACAAATTCCCACAGTATGAAGAATATGCAACTAAGACACAAATTATTAAGTCTGCAAATTCAGTTTCCGCTAATATAGCAGAAGGAAATAGCCAGTGTTCTGTAAAGAGAGAACTATACCATATCAATATTGCAATTGGGTCTACAATGGAGACTAAAAGTTGGTTATTACTAAGTCTTAGACGAAACTATATTACTCAAGAGCAATTTGATCAAATTAATCTAGTGATAGAAGAAATAATAAAGATGCTTCATGGATACAGAAAAAAACTATTTATGTATATTGATAATGAAGAAGAATAG
- the recR gene encoding recombination mediator RecR, whose amino-acid sequence MNYYSTPIAKLIDEFTKLPGIGRKTAQRLAFHVISTSHEEVEMLAQAITEAKKSIKYCNICTNITDKDVCSICIDKKRDPSIICVVEDPRDVVAMEKTKEYHGYYHVLHGVISPLEGIGPEEIKIKELLARLASNEVKEVVLATNPNIEGEATAMYIAKLLKPMGIKVSRIAYGIPVGGDLEYADEVTLSKALEGRREI is encoded by the coding sequence ATGAACTATTATTCAACGCCAATAGCTAAGCTAATTGATGAATTTACAAAATTACCAGGTATAGGGAGAAAAACAGCCCAAAGGTTAGCTTTTCATGTTATTTCCACTTCTCATGAAGAGGTAGAAATGCTGGCTCAAGCTATTACTGAAGCCAAGAAAAGTATAAAGTATTGTAATATTTGTACAAATATTACCGATAAAGATGTCTGCAGCATTTGTATAGATAAAAAAAGAGATCCCTCTATTATTTGTGTTGTTGAGGACCCAAGAGACGTTGTAGCAATGGAAAAAACCAAGGAATATCATGGTTATTACCATGTGCTGCATGGTGTTATTTCTCCGTTGGAGGGGATTGGTCCTGAAGAAATAAAGATTAAAGAGCTGTTGGCTAGGTTAGCGAGTAATGAGGTAAAAGAAGTAGTTTTGGCAACGAATCCTAACATCGAAGGAGAGGCCACAGCTATGTATATAGCAAAGCTGTTAAAACCCATGGGTATCAAGGTATCGAGAATTGCTTATGGCATTCCTGTGGGTGGAGACCTAGAATATGCCGATGAAGTAACCTTGTCTAAAGCATTAGAAGGTAGGAGGGAGATATAA
- a CDS encoding YbaB/EbfC family nucleoid-associated protein, whose amino-acid sequence MGKKGFPGMGGMPNMNNMIKQAQKMQKQMQEMQAEVEKKEVEASAGGGAVVVKVTGKKEIISIDIKPEVVDPDDVEMLQDLIIAAVNEAIRSAEEMVNKEMSKVTGNMNIPGLF is encoded by the coding sequence ATGGGTAAAAAAGGTTTCCCAGGTATGGGAGGAATGCCTAATATGAATAATATGATTAAACAAGCACAAAAAATGCAAAAACAAATGCAAGAAATGCAGGCTGAAGTAGAAAAAAAAGAGGTTGAAGCCAGCGCTGGGGGTGGCGCAGTTGTGGTAAAAGTAACAGGAAAAAAAGAAATTATAAGTATAGATATTAAACCGGAAGTAGTAGACCCTGATGATGTAGAAATGCTGCAAGACTTAATCATCGCTGCTGTTAATGAGGCAATACGTTCTGCCGAAGAAATGGTGAATAAGGAAATGTCTAAAGTAACAGGAAATATGAATATCCCAGGATTATTTTAA
- the dnaX gene encoding DNA polymerase III subunit gamma/tau, which produces MAYKALYRRFRPQIFEDVVGQGPVTTTLKNQIRSSNISHAYLFSGTRGTGKTSTAKIFARAVNCLNPQDFNPCNVCEVCRGILTENIMDVIEIDAASNNGVDHIRELRENVKYPPSKGRYKVYIIDEVHMLSSGAFNALLKTLEEPPNHIIFILATTDPQKLPPTILSRCQRFEFKAVTTEDMVERLKTIGAELEVTIEEEALRTIANNAGGALRDALSILEQCIAFNEGKVTYEDVVDTLGIVNYEILFNLVQYIADKNISQAIGLVQDIIGEGKDVHQLIKDLINHYRNLMMAKIEVPLETLLSLSSEVLKKIKDQSNLFSVEDMTRAIHILSEVEVKAKYAHQPRILLEVAIVSLCENREKDLLKELREKVNQLENMIKKGIVKEQIQETKAVEIRRETKPIQKEAELQEKQLPQSEGIEPYKEVNYLEIKNKWNEIKDFIRKDKKAQIEAMLKEGELVDIRKNTLIISFKEGYGFHRDTLDREKNREYIAEVIEKVTGQKLKLSMVMEDEILQGKGESEEENFIEKLKKSVPEGILEIYDE; this is translated from the coding sequence ATGGCATACAAAGCACTATATAGAAGATTTAGGCCTCAAATTTTTGAAGATGTTGTTGGCCAAGGCCCTGTGACGACGACTTTAAAGAATCAAATAAGGTCCTCTAATATCTCTCATGCTTATCTATTCTCGGGTACAAGGGGGACAGGGAAGACTTCCACAGCTAAAATTTTTGCTAGAGCAGTAAATTGTTTAAACCCTCAGGACTTTAATCCTTGCAATGTGTGTGAGGTTTGCAGAGGAATTTTAACAGAAAATATAATGGATGTTATTGAAATAGACGCTGCCTCTAACAATGGTGTAGATCATATAAGGGAACTAAGAGAAAATGTAAAATATCCTCCTTCTAAAGGAAGATACAAAGTATATATTATTGATGAGGTACACATGTTGAGCTCAGGGGCATTTAATGCTTTATTAAAGACCCTAGAAGAGCCACCGAATCATATTATTTTTATACTAGCTACCACAGATCCTCAAAAACTACCACCTACTATTTTATCTCGATGCCAAAGATTTGAGTTTAAGGCAGTGACTACAGAGGATATGGTGGAGCGATTAAAAACAATAGGTGCGGAGTTAGAGGTGACAATAGAAGAAGAGGCTTTAAGAACGATAGCCAATAATGCTGGAGGTGCTTTAAGAGATGCCCTTAGTATTTTAGAGCAATGTATTGCTTTTAATGAAGGCAAAGTTACTTATGAAGATGTCGTAGATACCCTGGGTATTGTCAATTATGAAATATTATTTAACTTAGTACAGTATATAGCTGATAAAAATATATCTCAGGCAATAGGGCTTGTTCAAGATATTATAGGTGAAGGGAAAGATGTTCACCAACTTATAAAGGATTTAATCAATCACTATAGAAATCTAATGATGGCGAAAATAGAAGTCCCGTTAGAGACTTTGCTGAGTTTATCTAGTGAGGTTTTAAAGAAAATTAAAGATCAAAGCAACCTTTTTTCTGTAGAAGATATGACGAGAGCGATACATATTTTGTCAGAGGTAGAGGTTAAAGCAAAGTATGCACACCAGCCTAGGATTTTATTAGAAGTAGCGATTGTTTCTTTATGTGAAAATAGAGAGAAAGATTTGCTAAAAGAGTTAAGAGAAAAAGTAAATCAATTAGAAAATATGATAAAAAAAGGAATAGTAAAAGAGCAAATACAGGAAACTAAAGCTGTAGAAATCAGGAGAGAAACCAAACCAATTCAAAAAGAAGCAGAGCTTCAGGAAAAACAATTACCACAATCAGAGGGTATAGAACCCTATAAAGAGGTTAATTATTTAGAAATAAAAAACAAGTGGAATGAAATTAAGGACTTTATAAGAAAAGATAAAAAAGCTCAAATAGAAGCAATGTTAAAAGAGGGAGAACTTGTAGATATAAGGAAAAACACTTTAATTATTAGCTTTAAAGAGGGCTATGGATTTCATAGAGATACCCTTGACAGAGAAAAGAACAGGGAATACATTGCGGAGGTTATTGAAAAAGTTACTGGACAAAAACTAAAACTTTCTATGGTAATGGAAGATGAGATACTCCAAGGAAAAGGAGAAAGCGAAGAAGAAAACTTTATTGAAAAACTTAAAAAATCAGTACCAGAAGGTATTTTAGAAATTTATGATGAATAA
- a CDS encoding CvpA family protein translates to MEMKWFDALIIVILLVNTIIGYKRGLVLTLFSLGSYIVAVLVTKTYYLQLATWIKNFPLFIHRIQPFVESQVGLRLSTILGLNHGTLSEKLIEEVELPSFIQDYLLKEASIETYAQQTAEIVKEHFQDMFVNFFVNVISIVALFILIRMLVLLIGYLLNGVFQIPVLGAVNKLGGGFLGALKGGILMVVIVLVMTMMAMINLEGTIAKGMNESVLLPILSDFFSMLY, encoded by the coding sequence ATGGAGATGAAGTGGTTTGATGCACTGATAATAGTCATACTACTAGTGAATACAATAATTGGGTATAAAAGAGGACTTGTGCTAACACTGTTTAGTTTAGGTAGTTATATTGTAGCAGTACTGGTTACAAAAACCTACTATTTACAATTAGCAACTTGGATAAAGAATTTTCCTTTGTTTATTCATAGGATACAACCATTTGTAGAAAGTCAAGTAGGTCTGCGTTTATCTACAATATTAGGATTAAATCATGGAACTTTAAGTGAGAAACTGATAGAAGAAGTAGAACTTCCCAGTTTTATTCAAGACTATCTTTTAAAGGAAGCATCCATAGAAACCTATGCACAACAAACAGCAGAAATAGTAAAGGAGCACTTTCAAGATATGTTCGTTAACTTTTTTGTCAATGTCATTAGTATTGTTGCTTTATTCATTTTGATTAGAATGCTGGTTTTGTTAATAGGTTATCTACTAAATGGTGTTTTTCAAATTCCCGTGTTGGGAGCAGTAAATAAATTAGGAGGAGGATTTTTAGGTGCCCTTAAAGGAGGAATATTGATGGTTGTTATTGTATTGGTTATGACGATGATGGCTATGATAAATTTAGAGGGAACGATCGCAAAGGGTATGAATGAATCTGTACTTCTTCCTATATTGTCTGACTTTTTTTCAATGCTATATTAA